TAGATTATGGAATGGCTTATCAAAGAGGTAAAAAAGATGAAGATGTTGCAGATAAAGATTTAGCAGAAATTCCACCATTAAAAGCTAATTTAGCATTAAATTATGAAATGGATAAATCAAAATATACTGCAGAAATCTTAGCTGTTGACTCATGGGACAGTTTTGATAGTAGTGCAAAAGAACAAGAATTAGGTGGTTATGCTGTCGTTAACTTAAAATATACAAACCAACTACATAAAAATATTGGTTTAACACTTGGATTAGATAATGTGTTCGATAAAGTATATGCTTCAACAAATACTTATCAAGATATTAGATATGTTGAAACGGGTGGCTCTCCAATATTATTTAATGACCCAGGAAGATATGGATATGTAAATTTAAAATATAGCTTTTAAAAAGCTATATTTTTTTATATTTTAATCAAAATCCATTCTAGCTTGAGTTTGTCCTGTTGTTCCAAATTCATGGTCAATTTGAGTTGCAATTGCTTTAAAATCAACTCCTTGAATCTCTTTTAAACCTTTTAAAATCTCTTTTTTCCCACCAATTAACTCTTTTGATTTTATTCCATGAGAGATTGATAAACTAGCTTCTACAAATGCTGATAATTTATCACATTGTTTTAAAGCAAGACCATCTATTGCTTCGTATTTATCAATATTATATTTTGAAATATCTTCAACTTCTTCAATTTTTCCATTATGTTTGATTTTGTTTGTAAACTCTTCTTTAATTCCATTATAAAGACCTAAAATGTAAGAGAATTCTTCGTGTAATGATTCAGGAATATTTGGCAAAATATCATCTTCAATTTTTTCAATTTCATATTCAGCAATTATTTCTGATAACTCATCAACACAATATTTCACAGGAGTTATAATATCCCTTGTAAGAGCTTCTGGTAAATCATGGAAAAGTGCTGTAAAAAAGTTGTTTTGTAATCTTTTATCACAAGCGTTTACTTCTAGTGAGAAAAAATATCCAAAAATTGCAACCGTTAACATATGTCCTAAAACTGATGTTTCAGGAATTCTTGGAGTTTGTGCCCATCTTTTTTGAAATCTTAATCTTCCACTTAAATCTACAATTTTTCCAAGTTTTTTATTTAGAGCAATTTTTCGAACGCCAATTAACTCATAATAATCTTCAAGTTCTTCATCAACACTTTTCTTTACATCTTCAATATCATTTAAAAATTGACTTGTTTGGTAAACGATTGAAAATTCCCATTTTGTTGCAAGATATGAAGCCGCTTTTAAAATAAATCTCTCTTTTTTATACATTTCAGGATTATTTAAAAACTCTTCAAATTTTTGTAGAAAAGTTCCATTGTCTATTGATTCTAATGATGGAGCTAGTTTTGAGATTACCCAACTATTAATCTCTTTTGATTTTTTTTGTAAAGCTTTTCTAAAAACATCAGGTCTTATATCTGTTACAACTACACGTCTTAAAAACTCAAAAATTCCAGCTTCAATTAGATGTGTAAAATTTATATCTTTTTCAAGTTTTGCTATAAAATAAGCAATTATAAATTTATGAGCTTGTTTATCAAGCTCTACAAGTTCAACCATTCTTGGATAGTCATTCCATCTTTGAATAGATGCACTTGAAAAAATATAATCAATAATTCTTGGATTTATCAAATTAGTCCTTATTTATCTTTTTTTGAATCATCAAAAAACATCATTTTTTTACCGATTAGCATCAAAGATACAACAATAAACATCATTAAATAAACTTGCCAATCACTCAAAATTTTAACCTCTACAATTTCCCATTTTTCCTAATGCATTGATTTTTTCAACTCTTCCTGCATGTCTTCCACCTTCAAATTCAGCTTTATCCCACGCTTTAACAATTGCTTCAATCATTCCATGACCAGAAACCCGTTCACCTAAACAGATAACATTTGCATCATTGTGTTTTCTAGCCATTCTAGCACTATATTCGTTGTGACAAAGTGCTGCTCTTATTCCATCAAATTTATTTGCAGCCATGCTCATTCCAAGTCCTGAACCACAAATTAATATTCCCATAGTTCCTTCATTTTCAAGAACTTTTTTACAAACTTTTGATGCATAATCAGGATAATCAACCCTGTCTTTACTATAAGGTCCCAAATCTTCAACTTGGTGACCTCTCTCTTCAAAAAGTTCTTTCACATAAGATTTTATGTCTATTCCTGCATGATCTGCTGCAATGTAATATTTCATCTTAATAGATTCCTTTTTCATGATTAATTTCTATTTTTTCTTTATCCATATTTTCTTCAATAGATTTTACGCTTTTTAAAACTCTATCCCATCTGATTTCATAATTTTCATCCCAAGAAAAATATACAAACCAAGGTGTTCCTACAATATCTTTATAAGGAACAGTTCCCCAAAATCTTGAATCATTTGAATGGTCTCTATTATCACCCATCATAAATGTTTCATCTTCAGGAACAATTATTGGCATCATATTAAATAATTCGCTTGGATTTAATCCATTATTTACAACTGTTGGGTCATTATGAATTCCAGGATGATCTTTTTTATATGGATCAACTACCCAAAGTTTATCTTCTACTTCGATAATATTTTCTTTTGGATAATTTGCTTTAACAAATTCATTTCCCTCTTTTGGATGTAATAAAAGATGTTTATCTTTTATTGCAATCATATCTCCACCAGTTGCAACAGCTCTTTTTACATAATGGATAGTTTCATTTTTTGGATATCTAAAAACTACGATATCTCCACGTTTTGGTCTTGGACCTTCGATTAAATGACCATTGTTATTAAAATCAGGTAAAACTTTTATTTCAAGCCAAGGAATTCTAGGTGTTGGAATTCCATATGCAAATTTTTTTACAAATAACATATCTCCAATTAATAGAGTGTTTTTCATACTTCCACTTGGAATTACAAATGCTTGAGCAATAAAAAATATAATAGTAAGTACAATTACTACTGTTCCAGTCCAAGAAGAAGACCAATTATATATTTTTTTTATCATTTATTTAGTTTCTCTTTTTTCTCTTAACTTTGCAGCTTTAATTGTATTTTTTAATAACATTGCAATAGTCATAGGTCCAACACCACCTGGAACAGGAGTTATGTGTGAACATTTGTTTTTTAAACCTTCAAAATCAGCATCTCCAACTAATTTTCCAGTATCAAGTCTATTTATACCAACATCAATTACGATTGCACCATCTTTTACCATATCTTCTTTTAATAAATATGGAACACCAACAGCAATAACAACAATATCAGCTGCAAGTGTATGAGCTTTTAAATCTTTAGTTCTACTATTACAAACTGTAACTGTTGCTTTTGCATTGATTAAAAGTGAAGCCATTGGTTTTCCAACAATATCACTACTTCCAATAACTACAACATTTTTACCACTTAATTCAATACCATACTCTTCAAACATTCTCATAACACCAAAAGGAGTTGCTGGTAAAAATGCATCAAGATTTGAAACCATTCTTCCTACGTTGTATGGATGGAAACCATCAACATCTTTTAAAGGATTAATTGCTTCAAGAACAATTGTTGTATCTATATGTTTAGGAAGTGGTAATTGAACTAAAATACCATCAAGTTTTGGGTTTTCATTCATTCTTGCGATAGTTTCAAGTAATTCATCTTGAGTAATTGTTTCAGGCATTTCATGGACAACAGAATAAATGCCAGCATTTTTACAAGATTTTGCTTTACTTGCTACATATGTTGCACTTGCTGGATCATTTCCAACTAAAATTACTGCAAGTCCTGGAGTTATTTGTTTCTCTTCTACAAGTTGAGCAACTTCAACTTTAACTTCTTCTTTTATTTTTTCAGATAATGCTTTTCCATCTAATAATATCATTGGATTTAACCTTATATATTTGTTTTAATTGAGGCAATTATGTTATCTAAAATTCTATTAATAAAAGTTAAATAAATTTTTAATAAAAACTTAACCTAATATTTAGTTAGCTTTGAATATAATCCCGACTCAAATTAAAATTAAACACAAAGGATCGTTATGTTAGAGGGTATCATTAGAGATAGTATGACAAAACAAGCTACTAAAACTTTAAGAAGAGAAGGATATTTAATTGCAAATATCTATGGTAAAGGTTTAGAAAACATTTCAGCGGCATTCAAAAAAAATGAATTTATCAAATTTTTAAGAAATAAAGAAACATTAGCATTTGATGTAAATCTTTCTGGAAACATCGTAAAAGTTGTAGTTCAAGAATATCAAAAATGTCCATTAACTTCTGAGTTATTACATGTTGATTTAATGGTTGCACAACCAGGTGTTAAAACTTCATATAAAATTCCAGTTAAAACTACAGGAATTGCAAAAGGTCTTAAAAATAAAGGTCTTTTAATGATTCATACTAAAAGAGTACCTGTTAAATGTACACTTGAAAACTTACCAAATAACATTACTTTAGATGTAACAAATTTAGATACAGGTGATAATATCTTAATTAGAGATTTAACTTTACCTGAAACTTTAGAGTGTTTCTTAGATCCAAGAGTACCAGTTGTTGGTGTAATTAAAGCTAAATAATTAATATTTATGTATTTAATAGTAGGTCTTGGTAACATTGGTGAAAAATATCAATTAACAAGACATAATATAGGTTTTTTAGTTATCGATGAGATGACTAAAAATCTATCAACTTCAAATGTGAATAACACAAACTTTCAATCAACACTTTTAAAATCAGGTTACAATCTTTTTGCGAAACCAACAACATATATGAATAATTCTGGTGTTGCCGTTCATGCTATAAAAGAGTATTATAAAATCGATTTAGAAAATATTATAGTAATTCATGATGATTTAGATTTACCATTTGGAACAGTAAAGTTTAAAATAGGTGGTGGTCATGGCGGACATAATGGTCTTAGATCTTTAGATTCTCATATTGGAAAAGATTACATACGTGTAAGAATTGGAATAGGGAAACCAGCTGATAAAGGTGATGTTGCAAATTATGTATTAAGTAACTTTTCAAAAGAAGAGTTAAATAAATTGCAAGATATAATACCTCACACTATAAAAGCGATTGAAGCACTTAAAACTGAAGAAATCGATTTAGTAAAATCAAAATTTTCATTGAAGTAGATATGAGCATACTAACAAAATTTATTCTAAAGAAATATATATTTAATTTTTTTATTGTTTTAATATCATTAGAACTATTTTTTGTAGGAATAGATTATTTACAAAATTTCAAAAATATACCAGAATCTGCAAATTTACAATTACTTTATATTTTATATAATAGTTTTTTTACTTTAACACTTGCTTTACCATTATCAATAGTTTTTGGTTGGGTAATTACTTTGGTGATTTTTATTAAAAACAATGAATTTGTTGCCTTTAATGCACTTGGTGCTACACGAAATGAGATATTTATGCCAATAATTTTTATATCTACATTTTTATTAATCTCTTTAATTGCTTTACAAATGACACCTTTAGCATATTCTTATGAACAAAAAAGAAAAATTTTAAATAATGAATATTTTACAAGTACAAAAAGTGATATTTTTTTAAAATATAATGATTATTATGTATATTTTAAAAAGTTATTACCATTAGAAAAAAAAGCTGAAAATATTCATATTTTCAAAGTAAATAATAGTGATGTTGTTGAGACTATTATTGGTGAGAAAGCATATTTCCAAAATAATAAATGGTATGTTGTAGATGTTAAAATTATAAATAAACCAGAAAATATTAATGTTGATAATTCAAAATTAGATATTAGATATGAAAAATTTTTGCATACACTTGATGGCTTTAAACCTAAAATTTTAGATAATGTTTATGAAAGTAAAACAGATTTTTCTATTTTTGATGCAGTTTCAGCTCTGATTTTATTAAAAGAACAAGGAATAAATACTCAAAAAATTAGAGGAGTGATTTATAATCAAATTATTATTCCATTTTTTGTACTTCCGATGATATTATTAGTGTATGCATACGCTTCTTTAAATAGTAGATTTTTTAATTTAGGTAAATTTACGTCCCTTTCAATTTTTGGAACACTTATTGTTTGGGGATTTTTCTTTATGTTATTTAAACTAACAAGTTCTGGTAGTATAGTTCCAGAATTCTCTTTACTTTTACCAATGTTGATTTGGTTAATTCTTTCAACATACATTTACAATAAAAAAATAAATTCATAATAAAGGCTTAAAAAATAATGAAACCTCATGTAAAAGCTTATGGCTTAGTGCCTTATACTGTAAAAGATGATGTTATAAAAATACTTCTTTGTCGTTCTGTTGCAAGTAAAGATAAATGGGGATGTTTAAAAGGAACAAAAAATAAAAATGAAACTGCATATGAATGTGCTAAAAGAGAGTTTTTAGAAGAGAGTTCAATAAACGTTGATATAGCTTTATTTGAAGACTATTTTGAACAAATAAATATTGATAAAGATATTGGTATTTGGTTGGTTAATAGTAAAAATATTGAAGATTTAGATAAGTATTTTACTAATGATACTTTAAAAAATAATTACTTATCTTGGGAAAATTCTAAAGTAAAATTCTTTTCTTTAGATAATCTTCCACGAATTAAAAATAAACAAGTTGATTTAATAAATGAAATCAAGGATTTTTTGAAAAGTAAGAATCTACACCATTAGCAATTCCATTTGCTAATAGTTGTTGATAAGATTTATCATACAATCTTCTACTCTCTTCTTTGTGAGAAATATATCCTAACTCTACTAAAATTGATGGCATTTGAGCTCCAACAAGAACCCAAAATGGTCCTTCTCTAACTCCTGAGTCATTTGTATCTTTATATTTTGTTCTAGCTGCCTGTAATAATCCTGCTTGAACATCAATTGCAAACTTATGTGAAGCTGTGATTCTTGGACGATTTAAAGACTCTAAAAATACATCTTTTGAAGAGTCACTCATCTCTCTTATATCAGATTTATTTTCAAGTGCTGCTACACGTTTTGCTCTTTCACTTCTTGCAGGACTTAAGAAAAATGTTTCTATTCCTGAAACTTCATTTGCTCTTTCTTTTGGAACAGCATTTGTGTGAATTGAAATAAATAAATCAGCTTTTTTCTCATTTGCAAGGATAGTTCTATCCATAACTTTAATAAATGTATCACTATTTCTTGTAAGATAAACTGTATAACCTCTTTGTTTTAAAATAGAAGCTAAATATTTAGATACATTAAGATTAACAACTTTTTCATATCTTTTATTTGGTCCAACAGCACCAACATCATCCGCTCCATGTCCAGCATCTATTACAATAATTTTATTAATAGTTCTTTTTGGAGTATTTTGTTGACTAATTGCATCTGAAGTTGCTTCAGCCGAAATAATCAATTCTCTTTTATTTAAAGTGTAATTAACTTTTGATTTTGATTTATTAATTAATCTAATTCTTACAGAATTATTCCCATTTGCTGTTGTAATAATTTTGTCAATTCCATCAATCTCGAGTTTTGTTGGGTCAATATATTTATATTTTCCTGTTATATCAAATATATTTTCATAATTTCCATTTTGTTTTAAAGTTCTAAATTTAACATTATTTTTGAAATAGTTTTTATTAAATTTAACAATAATTTTATTGTTTTCACTAGAAATAGACCTAATTGAATTTTCTGAGTCAATATACTCTTTATTAGTTGGTTCTTCTTCTTTATCAGTAGGTGTAGTCACAACTTTTTCAACTTCTTTATTAATTACAGGTTCATTTTTTTCTATATTAGAAGGCAGATTATTAATCTTAATTATAATTTGTCTTTTACTCATACTATATGAGAATTCTAAATTTTTCGAATTAGATAAAACAATTCTTAATACATTTGGTTTAAATTGCCCTAAAGTAATATTATCAACTCCCTTAATAGATAATTTTGTTGGAATTGCATCTTTAAAATAACCATTAATATCAAATATACTCTTATAAACAGAAGCTTGGTTTAATCTAAAAAATTTGATGTCATTTTTAGTAATATCAACATTAAAATCAATAACAATAGTATTATTTAAAGTTGAAACAGATTTTATCGAGTAGATAATATTTGAAGATGAACTACTTTTTTCAGTCTCTGTATTTTCTGTATTTTTTATTGAAGTAGAATTAGTTGTTTTTGCAACATTTTCATTTTGTTTAGATAAAAGTATTTCTAACTTTTTTCTATCAGGTCTTGTATCTTTATTTAGTTTTTCACCTAATTCTATCACTTTTTTAAGTTCATCAATTTTTAGCTGCTCATCTTTTTTGAGAGCAGCTTTTAAAAACTCTATTTTTGCAGATCTGTATTGTTGTTCTAAAACATCAACACTTACGTTTGCAAATAATATATTAAATGAAAAAATTAGAATAAAAAAGTTTTTAAAAATTTCTATTCTCCAATTGTTAATTTTTGCATTAATTCTTTTACAGAGATGATTTTATCTATTTTATAACCATTTGAACCAGAGAAGAATAAACCTGTCTCAACATCACCTTTATATGCTGCACCTAATCTATCTGCAATACAATATCCAACAAGTTTAGCCTCATGTCCTCTATTGCAAGGAGCAACACAGTTAGAAATACATTGAACTTTTGGTGCTGTATGATTTTCTATTGAAAACTGTAAATTTGTTCTTACACCACGTGCAGGAAGGCCAACAGGAGATTTCATTAGTTGAATATCTTCAGCTTTTGCATTTAATAAAACATCTTTAAATTTAGCATCTGCATCACATTCAAAAGTACCAATAAATCTAGTAGCCATTTGAACACCAGCACATCCCATTGCTAAAAATTTATCAATGTCTTTTTTATCCCAAATCCCACCAGCTGCAATAATTGGAATATCTCCCCAATTTTTTGCTTCTTCAATAACAGGAGGAACAATATTTTCTAATTGGAACTCTTCTTTATAACAATCTTCATATTTGAATCCTTGGTGTCCACCACTTAAAGGACCTTCAACAATAACTGCATCAGGAATTTTGTTATATCTTTGCCATTTCTTACAAATAAGTTTTAAAGCTCTTGCACTTGAAACAATTGGAACTAATGCAACATCTGGAAAATCTTTTGTAAATTCAGGCATATTTGTAGGAATTCCAGCTCCTGTGATTATAATATTAGCACCTGCTTTACAAGCATCTATTACAACTCTTCCATAATCGTTTATTGCATATAAAACGTTACAAGCAAGTGGAGCATCTCCACATATTTTTCTTGCATTTACAAATATCTCTTTTAATGCATCTTCACTATAAAAATTTAAAACATCTTTTGGTTTATCTTTTTTTGTAATGATATGAACATTTTCACTTAAATTTTTATAATAACCAGTTCCAACAGCAGAGATTACTCCAAGACCACCTTCTAAACTTACGTTTCCAGCTAATTGATCCCAACTAATACCTACACCCATTCCACCTTGGATAATTGGATGTTTTATTTCATACTTTCCTATTTTCAAAATTAGCCTTTCTATTTTATTACTATCTTAGCGAAACTTTTTTTACCTTTTTGTAAAATGTATTCACCTTTTTCTAAATTTAACTTATCGTCACTTATTTTTTCCTGATTTATTGATACAGCATTTGCTTTTATATCACGTCTAGCTTGAGAAGTTGAGTCAACTAACTTTGCATCAACTAAAGCTTGACAAATCCAAACTGGAGCTTCAAAAGTAAATTCAGGCATATCAGTTGGAATATCTTTTTTTGCAAAAACTTTTTCAAACTCTTCTTTTGCTTTTTCTCCAAAACCAATACCATGGAATCTATCTACAATTTCCATTGCAAGTTCTTCTTTTACTTTTTTAGGATGTTTTGAACCATTTTCAACACCTTCTTTTAAAGCGTTAATTTCAACTAATGATTTAGCTGATAATAATTCATAATATCTCCACATTAGTTCATCAGAAATTGATAAAACTTTTCCAAACATATCAAATGGCTCATCAGTAACACCAATATAATTTCCTAATGATTTTGACATTTTTTGAACTCCATCAAGACCTTCAAGAATTGGCATCATTAAAACTGCTTGTTGTTTTTTACAGTTATAAGCTTTTTGTAGAGTTCTTCCCATTAAAAGATTGAATTTTTGGTCAGTTCCACCAAGTTCAATATCAGTGTTCATTGCAACTGAATCATAACCTTGAAGTAAAGGGTACATAAATTCACTTACAGCAATTGGAGTATTAGAAGCATATCTTTTTGAAAAATCATCTCTTTCTAACATTCTTGCTACTGTTAAATTTGAAGCTAATGCAATTAATCCACCAGTTCCTAACTCTTTTAACCAAGTACTATTAAACATAACTTCTGTTTTTTCAGGATTTAATATTTTAAATACTTGTTCTTTATAAGTTTCAGCATTTTGTAAAACTTGCTCACTACTTAAAACTTTTCTTGTTTCACTTTTTCCTGTTGGATCACCAATTGTTGCTGTAAAGTCTCCAATTAAGAACTGTACAATTCCTCCAAATTTTTGGAAAGTTGCAAGTTTTTGGATTAATACAGTATGTCCTAAATGTAAATCAGGAGCTGTTGGATCAAATCCAGCTTTTACATAAAAATTTTCACCTGTTTCAAAATATTTTTTTATTAATTTTTCAATTGCTTCTATATCGATAATTTCAGCAATTCCTCTTTTTATCTCATTTAACGCTTCTTGAACTCTATTTTCCATTAATTTTTTAACCCTTTAATTATTTGTTATAAGCATCTTTTTTTGAAAAGAACTCAATAACTTTTACTTTTTTTTCTACTATTTTTCTAACTTCATCAATATTAGCTTTGTTTGTTTCAAATTCAATATCACAATATTGGATATAAGAATGTTTTTGTCTTCCAAAATCCACACCTAAAATATAAAATTCATATTCTGCTAAATAGGTTAAGACTTTTGCTAATTCACCTCTTGTATTTGGAATACTTATTACCATTTTATATTGATAAACACTATTTTGAGTCCATTTACAAAAAAGCATTTCTTGATTGTTTTTAATTTTACTGTAGGCTTTATCACACATTTTATGATGTATTATTGCTTCATTTCCATTTTTAAAAGCAACAATATCATCACCAAATTTTGGATGACAGCAATGGTCAAATGATACAGAACTTATACTAAAATTTGAATATATTAAGATGTTATCAAATCTAAATTCTTTTATTTTACTAGTTAAAATTTTAAATCTAGTCATCAAACCTTTATCTCTAAGTATATTTTTTTCAATAGTTAGTTTTGTATGTTTTAAATAGTCTAAGATTTGAGGTATTTTATACAAAGATTCAATAGGATAAATTTTTGTAATATCTTCATAATATCTTGAAAATATAGTATTGATTATATTTTTACCTGATAATTCATCAATCTCTTTTTGTCTATGGGTACAGAGTAGTTTTATCTGTTTTTTTGCACGAGATGTTTTTACCATCTCTATCCATGAACATCTAACTACTGTTTCATCACCTATTTCAATTGATACAATATCTGTACTTTTTAAAACAGTTAAAAGAGGTTTTTTAATCTTATTGATATAACAAGCAACAGCACGTTTACCAATATTTGTATGAACTGCAAAAGCAAAATCATAAGCTGTTGAACCAACAGGAAGAGTGAAAACTTCCCCTTTTGGTGAATATACAATAATCTCTTCACCATATAAATCAGCTTTTGTTTCTTGATAAAACTCTTCAACATTTTCATTTGAAAACTCTAATGATTTTAACCAGTTAAGATTTGTTGTATTTTTAACACCAGTTTTATACATCCAATGGGCAGCTATTCCA
The genomic region above belongs to Arcobacter ellisii and contains:
- a CDS encoding RelA/SpoT family protein; translated protein: MDQFFKEIQHINNVDDAINKLKTQIDISPKLYEIINFIIEAHEGQFRKSGEPYCVHPILVATITASFSKDEAVIATALLHDVVEDTPYTLEYVKNTWGSDIAHMVDGLTKIVEIREHEFVTSKDSSDSKIISSALTFRKMLIASIDDVRVLVVKLCDRLHNMLTLHVLPANKQKRIAEETLVVYVPIANRLGISTLKNTLEDLAFFYIYPNEYKKIDAFLKEHEHSMQLSFNNFITTTKTLLEKNDFDLNKIKIYSRIKHHYSIYLKMQRKGISIDEVLDLFAIRILVENDIDCYKVLGFIHLEYKPLISRFKDYVATPKENGYQTIHTTVFYNSKIYEIQIRSFEMNKIAEYGIAAHWMYKTGVKNTTNLNWLKSLEFSNENVEEFYQETKADLYGEEIIVYSPKGEVFTLPVGSTAYDFAFAVHTNIGKRAVACYINKIKKPLLTVLKSTDIVSIEIGDETVVRCSWIEMVKTSRAKKQIKLLCTHRQKEIDELSGKNIINTIFSRYYEDITKIYPIESLYKIPQILDYLKHTKLTIEKNILRDKGLMTRFKILTSKIKEFRFDNILIYSNFSISSVSFDHCCHPKFGDDIVAFKNGNEAIIHHKMCDKAYSKIKNNQEMLFCKWTQNSVYQYKMVISIPNTRGELAKVLTYLAEYEFYILGVDFGRQKHSYIQYCDIEFETNKANIDEVRKIVEKKVKVIEFFSKKDAYNK